One part of the Xanthocytophaga agilis genome encodes these proteins:
- a CDS encoding phosphatidylinositol-specific phospholipase C: MKKHLFSLSVSIFTVAFLLVGCQSESPVQPKPSHSGKSAKVAYSLNNWMSLVSSSLTLSQLSIPGTHDSGALYEPVSGTAKCQNLTISNQLTAGIRFLDVRCRHIDNAFAIHHGSIYQNMNFDDVLNACWSFLASNPTETIIMSIKEEYNSSNVSRTFEQTFDSYIQKNPSQWYLGSSVPALGTVRGKNVLLRRFSATSTPKGIDATNWADNTTFTSGILNVQDYYNVSSADQKWTSITNQFNAALAGSSNTLYLNYTSGYKALIFGIPSITTVSNSVNPKITTYFTTNTSGRYGIIPMDFADSGRSSLIIATNF, translated from the coding sequence ATGAAAAAGCACCTTTTTTCTCTGTCAGTAAGCATTTTTACAGTTGCATTTTTATTGGTTGGCTGTCAATCTGAAAGTCCGGTTCAACCAAAGCCATCTCATTCTGGCAAATCGGCTAAGGTTGCCTATTCACTTAACAACTGGATGAGCTTAGTAAGCAGCAGTCTTACACTTTCACAGCTTTCTATTCCAGGTACACACGACTCTGGTGCACTTTATGAACCTGTTTCAGGAACAGCCAAGTGTCAGAATCTTACAATAAGCAACCAGCTTACAGCAGGTATACGTTTCCTGGATGTCCGTTGCAGACACATTGATAACGCATTTGCTATCCACCATGGCTCGATCTATCAAAACATGAACTTTGATGATGTTCTCAATGCCTGCTGGAGCTTCTTAGCGAGTAACCCTACCGAGACTATAATTATGAGTATTAAAGAAGAGTATAACTCTTCGAATGTTAGCCGCACTTTTGAACAAACATTTGATTCCTATATACAAAAAAATCCAAGTCAGTGGTACCTAGGATCATCTGTTCCAGCCTTAGGAACTGTTCGTGGAAAGAATGTTCTTCTCAGACGTTTCAGTGCTACTAGTACTCCAAAAGGGATTGATGCTACCAATTGGGCAGACAATACAACCTTTACATCAGGTATACTGAATGTACAAGATTATTATAATGTGAGCAGTGCTGACCAAAAATGGACTTCTATTACCAATCAGTTTAATGCAGCTTTAGCAGGAAGCAGCAATACCTTGTATCTGAATTATACTAGTGGTTACAAGGCTCTTATTTTTGGAATTCCTAGTATTACAACTGTATCCAACTCTGTTAACCCAAAAATCACCACTTATTTTACGACTAACACAAGTGGCAGATACGGAATTATCCCAATGGACTTTGCAGATTCTGGCCGCAGTTCCTTAATCATTGCAACCAATTTTTAA
- a CDS encoding PhoX family protein, protein MSTSSRREFLQFLGRAAITTYGLSILPTDNLLAASLQSNALPFTPIEPSDADKLILAEGFQYHVVAKWGDKLNKTEKYGTHNDFVTFISSIKQAKNEGILWVNHEYTNPLFINGKPYTKGETRTKAEVLAEMESVGGSIVKIRKNPKDSQWKIVQGDPVNKRITALTEIPFAWHEPIAGSKTAIGTLANCAGGQTPWGSALSCEENYDTFWGELDLSKPDKPKIRMGDYGWDTVFHYTPEHYGWVVEINPLTGQAKKLVALGRFAHEAATVWQLPDKRCVVYTGDDKEDEHLYKFIASESNSLEKGKLYVANTERGQWISLDIQDQPILQQHFASQTEVLIRCREAAKLVGATPLNRPEDIEIDPITKDIFVCLTNNARKGDVYGSIMRITEKDGKDGLRFESKVFMAGGPDTGFACPDNMVFDNKGNLWFTSDMYNMNKGDYIPFKNNGFFFVPMSGENAGKVYQVASAPMDAEFTGPCFSPDYETLFLCVQHPGENSKSLKELTSHFPDGGDSIPKSCLVAITGQALQTIIQ, encoded by the coding sequence ATGAGTACTTCATCCAGAAGAGAGTTTCTTCAGTTTTTGGGCCGTGCAGCTATTACTACCTATGGATTATCTATTCTACCAACAGATAATCTTCTTGCAGCCTCTTTACAATCGAATGCCTTACCGTTTACTCCTATCGAACCTTCAGATGCAGATAAGCTTATACTGGCAGAAGGATTCCAATACCATGTGGTTGCCAAATGGGGAGATAAACTCAACAAGACAGAAAAGTATGGTACTCACAATGACTTTGTAACCTTTATCTCATCTATTAAACAAGCTAAAAATGAAGGAATCTTATGGGTCAATCATGAGTATACAAATCCATTGTTTATTAACGGCAAACCCTATACAAAGGGAGAAACCAGAACAAAAGCAGAAGTGCTGGCAGAGATGGAGAGTGTAGGTGGTAGTATTGTCAAGATCCGAAAAAATCCAAAAGACTCTCAATGGAAAATAGTGCAGGGGGATCCTGTAAACAAACGCATTACAGCCTTAACTGAAATTCCTTTTGCCTGGCATGAGCCTATTGCAGGGTCAAAAACAGCCATTGGGACACTAGCCAATTGTGCAGGCGGTCAGACTCCATGGGGTAGTGCATTATCTTGTGAAGAAAACTACGATACATTCTGGGGAGAACTGGATCTTTCAAAACCCGATAAGCCCAAAATACGAATGGGTGACTATGGATGGGATACCGTGTTTCATTATACACCTGAACATTATGGATGGGTAGTAGAAATCAATCCACTCACCGGACAAGCCAAAAAACTGGTAGCTCTTGGCAGATTTGCTCATGAAGCAGCAACTGTATGGCAACTACCTGATAAACGTTGTGTAGTATACACAGGAGATGATAAAGAAGATGAGCACCTTTACAAATTCATCGCCTCTGAATCTAACTCGCTCGAGAAAGGAAAACTCTACGTGGCCAATACAGAACGTGGGCAGTGGATTTCACTGGATATTCAGGACCAGCCTATTTTACAGCAGCATTTTGCCAGTCAGACAGAAGTACTGATACGCTGCAGAGAAGCCGCCAAACTTGTTGGAGCAACTCCCCTAAACAGACCTGAAGATATTGAGATAGACCCTATCACTAAGGATATTTTTGTTTGCCTTACCAATAACGCTCGCAAAGGAGATGTCTATGGCTCTATTATGCGAATTACCGAGAAAGATGGAAAAGACGGACTCCGTTTTGAGTCGAAAGTATTTATGGCTGGCGGACCTGATACTGGATTTGCCTGTCCGGATAATATGGTTTTTGACAACAAAGGCAATCTCTGGTTTACATCTGATATGTATAACATGAACAAAGGAGATTACATACCTTTTAAAAATAATGGATTCTTCTTTGTCCCTATGTCTGGAGAAAATGCAGGAAAAGTATATCAGGTAGCCTCTGCCCCTATGGATGCAGAATTCACAGGGCCTTGTTTCTCCCCTGATTATGAAACGTTATTCTTATGTGTCCAACACCCAGGCGAAAACTCAAAAAGTCTGAAAGAGTTGACAAGTCATTTTCCGGATGGAGGAGATAGCATTCCAAAATCCTGTCTGGTTGCTATTACAGGTCAGGCACTCCAGACTATTATACAATAA
- a CDS encoding M15 family metallopeptidase, with protein MSDASLLNSSTRKSMHWRLIVLLLVLIVSVQGIIYLFILGPEPLFSKETGIITDVDTIPVGIRKLLKAYPDYLIGATSNSLIWKDSTVMPYDDGIQNKDYEALLLTPDLEDQMSKKYVKGRDFPDPTENVTDTTKIRYTPFFEKMYGSTHAEVHGKLALVRWLPKTQKLKMYVTTVNDIHKKIQAISDELDNHPEWLKYVRNPGGAFNWRSIRGTDRKSAHSFGIAVDINIRYADYWLWDKQMGRPHKYKNRYPIEIIELFEKYGFIWGGKWYYYDTMHFEYRPEMLIDEASL; from the coding sequence ATGTCAGATGCCTCGTTGCTTAATTCATCTACCAGAAAATCAATGCATTGGCGGTTGATTGTATTACTATTAGTGTTGATTGTATCTGTGCAGGGAATTATTTACTTATTCATATTGGGTCCTGAACCGTTGTTTTCGAAGGAAACAGGCATAATAACAGATGTAGATACGATTCCTGTGGGAATACGAAAGTTGTTGAAAGCATATCCGGACTATTTGATTGGGGCTACATCCAATTCACTGATCTGGAAAGATAGTACTGTTATGCCATATGATGATGGAATACAAAATAAAGATTATGAGGCACTACTTTTGACTCCTGACCTCGAAGATCAGATGAGCAAGAAGTATGTTAAAGGCCGAGATTTCCCTGATCCTACCGAAAATGTAACAGATACGACAAAAATCCGTTACACTCCTTTCTTTGAAAAAATGTATGGTTCAACACATGCAGAGGTGCATGGAAAGCTGGCTCTGGTACGTTGGTTACCAAAGACTCAGAAGCTGAAGATGTATGTGACAACTGTCAATGATATCCATAAAAAGATACAGGCTATTTCAGATGAACTGGATAATCATCCGGAATGGTTAAAATATGTACGGAATCCGGGAGGAGCCTTTAACTGGCGGAGTATTCGGGGGACAGATCGTAAAAGTGCTCACAGCTTTGGTATTGCTGTAGATATTAATATTCGGTATGCGGATTATTGGCTATGGGATAAACAGATGGGCCGACCTCATAAATACAAAAATCGTTATCCTATTGAGATTATCGAATTATTTGAAAAATACGGCTTTATCTGGGGTGGAAAATGGTACTATTATGACACTATGCACTTTGAATATCGTCCGGAGATGCTTATTGATGAAGCGAGTCTATAA
- the infC gene encoding translation initiation factor IF-3: protein MNRPQRPMAPRGRVEEPYKINNYIKAPKVRVVGENVEQGIYSIQEALAMAKAASLDLVEISPNAEPPVCRIVDYSKFKYEQKKKQKELKSKAQKVVVKEIRFGPNTDDHDFDFKLKHAQTFLKEGAKVKAYVQFVGRAIVFKERGQDVLERFITALDDLGKPEAPLKLEGKRMIVVLAPKPKK, encoded by the coding sequence ATCAATAGACCGCAGAGACCCATGGCTCCTCGGGGGAGAGTCGAGGAACCTTACAAAATCAATAACTATATCAAAGCCCCTAAAGTACGGGTAGTGGGCGAAAATGTCGAGCAAGGCATTTATTCTATTCAGGAGGCCTTAGCAATGGCAAAGGCAGCTAGTCTGGATCTGGTTGAGATTTCTCCCAATGCCGAGCCACCCGTATGTCGTATAGTAGACTACTCAAAATTCAAGTATGAGCAAAAGAAGAAGCAGAAAGAACTGAAGTCAAAAGCTCAGAAAGTAGTAGTCAAAGAAATTCGTTTTGGCCCGAATACAGATGATCATGACTTTGATTTTAAATTAAAGCATGCCCAAACTTTTTTGAAAGAAGGTGCTAAAGTAAAAGCTTATGTACAGTTTGTGGGCCGTGCTATTGTATTCAAAGAACGTGGTCAGGATGTATTGGAGCGTTTTATTACAGCCTTAGATGATCTAGGCAAACCTGAAGCTCCTTTAAAATTAGAAGGAAAGCGTATGATTGTTGTGCTGGCACCCAAACCTAAAAAATAG
- the rpmI gene encoding 50S ribosomal protein L35, with the protein MPKIKPISGAKKRFKVTGTGKIKRKHAFKNHILTKKETKRKRNLRHAALVSDADLPRIKALLVI; encoded by the coding sequence ATGCCGAAGATTAAACCCATTTCCGGAGCTAAAAAAAGATTTAAGGTTACAGGTACTGGCAAAATCAAGCGTAAACACGCTTTCAAAAATCACATCCTGACTAAAAAGGAAACTAAACGCAAGCGTAATCTACGTCATGCTGCTTTAGTGAGTGATGCCGATCTACCTAGAATCAAAGCTCTTTTAGTTATCTAA
- the rplT gene encoding 50S ribosomal protein L20, whose amino-acid sequence MPRSVNVVAARARRKKMMKLAKGYWGRGKNVWTVAKNKIEKGLTYAYRDRKQKKREYRALWIQRINAATREHGLSYSVFMGKLAQSGIELNRKVLADLAMNHPEAFKAIVDTVAK is encoded by the coding sequence ATGCCAAGATCAGTCAACGTTGTTGCGGCTCGCGCCCGTCGCAAGAAGATGATGAAGCTCGCTAAGGGCTATTGGGGACGCGGAAAAAATGTATGGACAGTTGCTAAGAACAAGATCGAAAAAGGTCTTACTTATGCATATCGTGACCGCAAACAAAAGAAAAGAGAATATCGTGCACTTTGGATTCAGCGTATTAATGCTGCTACCCGTGAGCATGGTCTTTCTTACTCTGTATTTATGGGTAAACTGGCTCAGTCAGGAATTGAACTGAACCGTAAAGTTCTTGCAGATCTGGCAATGAATCACCCTGAAGCATTCAAAGCTATTGTTGATACAGTAGCTAAATAA
- a CDS encoding DNA polymerase beta superfamily protein, producing MTIEELKERKLILFETISGSRAYGTNLPTSDTDIKGVFVLSQDDFYGLHYVEQVSNETNDIVYYELKRFVELLLRNNPNVMEMLNSPEDCVLYKHPLFEQIDPSLFLSKLCKQTFAGYAMTQVQKARGLNKKILNPVEEERKDVTDFCYVTYEGITLPVKKWLEAKGFLQEHCGLVNLNHLRNMYALYYDSTQELGFKGIIRKDISNEVSLSSVPKEMKPEAYLYFNKEGYSSYCRDYREYWEWVEKRNDERYQNTLQHGKNYDAKNMMHTIRLLEMAEDIAVHKKIIVRRPNREYLLQIRRGEYSYEELVALAEEKIQSIEMLFMTSDLPEQPDMSQVNELLILLRKQLYQL from the coding sequence ATGACTATTGAGGAGCTGAAGGAGCGCAAACTAATTTTATTTGAAACAATATCAGGCAGTCGTGCTTATGGCACTAACCTACCTACTTCAGATACAGATATCAAAGGGGTGTTTGTGTTATCTCAAGACGATTTCTACGGATTACATTATGTTGAACAGGTCAGTAATGAAACCAATGATATCGTCTATTATGAGCTGAAGCGGTTTGTTGAGTTGTTGCTGCGTAATAACCCAAATGTAATGGAGATGCTTAATTCTCCGGAAGATTGTGTTTTATACAAACACCCTTTATTTGAACAGATAGATCCTTCTCTATTTCTAAGTAAATTATGTAAACAGACATTTGCCGGATATGCGATGACTCAGGTTCAGAAAGCCAGAGGTTTGAATAAGAAGATTCTGAATCCTGTAGAAGAAGAACGTAAAGATGTAACCGACTTTTGTTATGTGACATATGAAGGTATTACTCTTCCGGTAAAAAAATGGCTTGAAGCAAAAGGCTTTTTGCAGGAACATTGTGGTCTGGTGAATTTGAATCATCTGCGTAATATGTATGCATTATATTATGATTCTACACAGGAACTTGGTTTTAAAGGTATTATCCGAAAAGATATTTCAAATGAGGTATCCTTAAGTAGTGTGCCAAAGGAAATGAAGCCTGAAGCCTATTTGTATTTTAACAAAGAAGGGTACTCCTCTTATTGTAGAGATTATCGTGAATACTGGGAATGGGTAGAAAAACGCAATGATGAACGCTATCAGAATACCTTACAGCATGGGAAGAATTACGATGCCAAAAATATGATGCACACAATCCGTTTATTAGAGATGGCGGAGGATATTGCGGTTCATAAAAAGATTATTGTGCGTAGACCGAACAGAGAATATTTGTTGCAAATACGAAGAGGTGAGTATAGTTATGAAGAACTGGTAGCTTTGGCTGAAGAAAAAATACAGTCTATTGAGATGTTATTTATGACATCAGATTTGCCAGAGCAACCAGACATGAGTCAGGTGAATGAATTACTTATTTTGTTGCGTAAACAACTATATCAATTGTAA
- a CDS encoding AIR synthase related protein, whose translation MQDRYMQRGVSASKEDVHAAIKNIDKGLFPKAFCKIIPDMLAGDSDWCNIMHADGAGTKSSLAYLYWRETGDLSVWKGIAQDAVVMNTDDLLCVGVTDNILLSSTIGRNKNLIPGEVIAAIINGTEEILQMLRDQGMGIYSTGGETADVGDLVRTIIVDSTVTARMRRSDVISNDRIVAGDVIVGLASSGKATYETEYNGGMGSNGLTSARHDVFSKYVANKYPESYDISLNADIIYSGSQMLTDPIAVSYHETTGKMVETNIDAGRLVLSPTRTYAPVIYAILKQMRQQIHGMVHCSGGAQTKILHFVEGLHIIKDNLFDTPPLFQLIQRESGTSWQEMYKVFNMGHRMELYLPETYAQEVIDISHSFNINAQIIGRVEAAPHNKLTISGPYGNFYYS comes from the coding sequence ATGCAAGATCGTTATATGCAGCGCGGTGTATCGGCATCCAAAGAAGATGTTCATGCCGCCATCAAAAACATTGATAAAGGACTTTTTCCGAAGGCTTTTTGTAAAATTATTCCCGATATGCTGGCTGGTGATTCCGACTGGTGTAACATTATGCATGCAGACGGTGCAGGAACCAAATCTTCACTAGCTTATCTTTACTGGAGAGAGACAGGTGATTTATCTGTATGGAAAGGTATCGCACAGGATGCTGTAGTTATGAATACGGATGATTTACTGTGTGTAGGAGTTACAGATAATATTTTATTATCATCTACTATTGGCCGGAACAAAAATCTGATTCCCGGAGAAGTCATTGCTGCTATTATTAATGGTACAGAAGAGATACTTCAGATGTTGCGTGATCAGGGAATGGGAATTTACAGCACTGGAGGAGAAACAGCCGATGTAGGTGATCTTGTACGAACAATTATTGTAGATAGTACCGTTACAGCTCGTATGCGCAGATCTGATGTAATCAGCAATGACCGGATTGTTGCAGGAGATGTAATAGTGGGACTTGCTTCTTCAGGCAAAGCTACTTATGAGACGGAATATAATGGAGGGATGGGTAGTAATGGACTAACCTCTGCACGTCATGACGTATTCTCCAAGTATGTTGCCAATAAGTATCCTGAGAGTTATGATATCAGTCTTAATGCAGATATTATATATTCAGGCAGCCAAATGTTAACAGATCCAATAGCTGTAAGCTATCATGAGACAACAGGGAAGATGGTAGAAACGAACATTGATGCTGGACGTCTGGTATTATCGCCAACACGTACGTATGCACCTGTTATCTATGCTATATTGAAACAAATGCGCCAACAGATACACGGTATGGTGCATTGTAGTGGTGGGGCACAAACCAAAATATTGCATTTTGTAGAAGGCCTGCATATTATCAAAGACAATTTGTTTGATACACCTCCATTGTTCCAGCTTATTCAACGGGAAAGTGGAACATCCTGGCAGGAGATGTATAAAGTATTTAATATGGGACACCGCATGGAATTATATCTGCCAGAAACCTATGCACAGGAGGTAATCGATATTTCACATAGTTTTAATATTAATGCACAAATTATTGGTAGGGTAGAGGCTGCACCACACAATAAACTTACCATTTCGGGTCCTTATGGTAATTTCTATTACAGCTGA
- a CDS encoding ferredoxin--NADP reductase: MNDFLSLQIKAIRLETADTKTFIFETLDQTPVVYQAGQFLTFLIQHNGHEVRRSYSLSSSPDVDEPLAVTIKRVVNGEISRHILDTWKVGDIIQSLYPAGRFTIKPEENHSRDIILIGAGSGITPLYSLIKTIQIREPHSRITLIYANHNATSTIFRDELEQMALFTAKQFRCIHIWALPEDGKILSTDSTAIQYIKGRRLNNALLEKLIQENVTGDPYKALFYLCGPVPIMRMAHITLRFMGYGVHQIRQEHFVITPLTTREDNEVTVSGAPASVKIKYRSKNFELLVPLEENILHAALKHGIQLPYSCRGGRCSTCVARCLKGKVHMSINEVLTDHDMEEGWVLTCTGYPETDEVELSFE; encoded by the coding sequence ATGAATGATTTCCTTTCCTTGCAAATTAAGGCTATCAGATTAGAAACTGCTGATACCAAAACTTTTATCTTTGAAACTCTGGATCAAACACCTGTTGTATATCAGGCTGGACAGTTTTTGACTTTTCTGATTCAACACAATGGTCATGAAGTGCGTCGATCCTATTCCCTAAGTTCATCGCCTGATGTAGATGAACCGTTGGCTGTGACTATTAAGCGTGTTGTAAATGGGGAGATCTCCCGGCATATACTGGATACCTGGAAAGTAGGAGATATTATACAGTCTTTGTACCCAGCAGGACGTTTTACTATAAAACCAGAAGAAAATCATTCCCGGGATATTATTCTGATAGGTGCTGGCAGTGGCATAACACCATTGTACTCTTTGATAAAGACTATACAAATACGCGAACCCCATAGTCGTATTACTTTGATCTATGCCAATCACAATGCAACATCTACTATTTTCAGAGATGAATTGGAACAGATGGCTTTATTTACTGCAAAACAATTCAGGTGCATTCATATTTGGGCATTACCTGAAGACGGCAAAATCTTGAGTACAGATTCAACTGCTATACAATATATCAAAGGGAGAAGACTTAACAATGCGTTGCTAGAAAAGCTGATTCAGGAAAACGTAACAGGTGATCCGTACAAAGCGTTGTTTTATCTTTGTGGACCTGTTCCTATTATGCGAATGGCACATATTACACTACGGTTTATGGGCTATGGTGTCCATCAGATCCGACAGGAACATTTTGTTATAACTCCCTTAACAACCAGAGAAGATAATGAGGTTACTGTTTCCGGTGCACCTGCATCTGTAAAGATAAAGTACCGCTCAAAGAATTTTGAACTTTTAGTACCTCTGGAAGAAAATATTTTGCATGCTGCTCTGAAACACGGCATCCAGTTACCTTACAGTTGTAGGGGAGGACGGTGCTCCACCTGTGTAGCTCGTTGCCTGAAAGGAAAAGTACATATGTCTATTAATGAAGTGCTTACTGATCACGATATGGAAGAGGGTTGGGTGCTAACTTGTACCGGTTATCCGGAAACAGACGAGGTCGAGCTATCATTTGAATAA
- a CDS encoding SMI1/KNR4 family protein has protein sequence MVSLVSILDQQLKNSRTEFYRKLNFPLTTKEIHEIEEQYGIVLPEDLKALYLWKNGQANDCYESFVNNSVFLSLQDALEIATEMTSQIGTEFDIENWWNKEWIPVFHNGGGDYICYDLGGTFTGRKGQLIEFWHADNDRNVIAPDMFSFIGMLNRYYQTHDPNTLDEYIELDNVPGYPENFMV, from the coding sequence ATGGTTTCACTAGTAAGTATATTGGATCAGCAACTAAAGAATTCACGTACTGAATTTTACAGGAAATTAAATTTTCCACTTACCACAAAAGAAATTCATGAAATAGAGGAACAATATGGTATAGTCTTACCGGAAGATCTAAAAGCACTTTATCTCTGGAAGAATGGACAAGCAAATGATTGTTATGAATCGTTTGTTAATAATTCAGTATTTCTGTCTTTGCAGGATGCATTGGAGATTGCGACTGAAATGACATCACAGATTGGGACAGAGTTTGACATTGAGAACTGGTGGAATAAAGAGTGGATACCTGTTTTTCACAATGGAGGCGGAGATTATATCTGTTATGATCTAGGTGGGACCTTTACCGGCAGAAAAGGACAGTTGATAGAGTTCTGGCATGCTGATAATGACAGAAACGTAATTGCTCCTGATATGTTTAGTTTTATTGGCATGTTGAATCGGTATTATCAGACCCATGATCCCAATACACTGGATGAGTATATTGAGTTAGATAATGTGCCTGGCTATCCTGAAAACTTTATGGTATAG
- the acs gene encoding acetate--CoA ligase, translating to MLPKINTLSGYLYEYQKSVANPEAFWENIAENFYWHKKWDKVLEWDRDGHNVQWFVNGKLNITENIFEKNLFILGDKPAIIWEPNNPDEPTVTLTYKQLHEKVCQFANVLLQNGVKKGDRVCIYLPMVPEAAIAMLACARVGAIHSVVFAGFSASSLADRINDAEVKVVLTSDGNFRGAKSIPVKAVVDEALESCPLVEKVIVLKRTSIEVTMKPGRDIWWHDAIRGVSIENKAQEMDSEDMLFILYTSGSTGKPKGVVHTTGGYMVYTAYSFANVFQYNINDIYFCTADVGWITGHSYIVYGPLLNGATAVMFEGVPNHPGVDRFWQIIEKHKVTHFYTAPTAIRSLMGYGTEPIERHNLSSLKVLGSVGEPINEEAWHWYHTHVGKGNCPIVDTWWQTETGGIMISPIAGVTPTKPAYATLPLPGVQVIIVDNEGNELKGNNVEGNLCIKFPWPSMIRTTYGDHERCVNTYFSSFKGLYFTGDGVKRDADGYYRILGRVDDVINVSGHRLGTAEVENAINSHPLVIESAVVGFPHEVKGQGIYAYVVLDAASKNHDPEKIKASLLAAATKVIGPIAKPDKIQLVTGLPKTRSGKIMRRILRKIAEGDATSLGDTSTLLDPGVVKEIIEGALVPVKV from the coding sequence ATGTTACCTAAAATTAACACTCTTAGTGGCTATCTGTATGAATATCAGAAAAGTGTAGCCAATCCTGAAGCGTTCTGGGAGAATATTGCAGAGAATTTTTACTGGCACAAGAAATGGGACAAAGTGCTGGAATGGGATCGGGACGGACATAATGTGCAATGGTTTGTCAATGGAAAACTGAATATTACTGAAAATATATTTGAGAAGAATCTGTTTATCCTGGGGGATAAACCTGCTATTATCTGGGAACCCAATAATCCGGATGAGCCAACCGTAACGTTGACATACAAACAATTACATGAGAAGGTTTGTCAGTTTGCCAATGTGTTATTGCAAAATGGTGTTAAAAAAGGAGATCGGGTATGTATCTATCTTCCAATGGTTCCGGAAGCCGCTATTGCTATGCTGGCATGTGCTCGTGTTGGAGCTATTCACTCTGTAGTGTTTGCAGGCTTTTCTGCCAGTTCACTAGCTGATCGGATCAATGACGCAGAGGTAAAGGTAGTATTGACTTCAGATGGAAACTTCAGAGGCGCAAAATCTATTCCAGTAAAAGCAGTAGTAGATGAAGCACTGGAATCTTGTCCATTGGTGGAAAAGGTGATCGTGTTGAAGCGGACCAGCATAGAAGTCACCATGAAGCCTGGACGTGATATCTGGTGGCATGATGCAATCCGTGGTGTGTCGATAGAGAATAAGGCACAGGAAATGGACTCAGAAGATATGCTGTTTATACTCTATACATCTGGTTCTACCGGAAAGCCTAAGGGTGTTGTACATACTACAGGCGGGTACATGGTGTATACAGCGTATAGTTTTGCTAACGTATTTCAATACAATATCAATGATATTTATTTCTGTACGGCTGATGTAGGCTGGATTACCGGACACTCTTATATTGTGTATGGGCCTTTGTTAAATGGAGCAACTGCTGTTATGTTTGAGGGCGTTCCTAATCACCCGGGTGTAGACCGTTTCTGGCAAATCATTGAAAAGCATAAAGTTACCCATTTCTATACTGCACCTACCGCGATTCGGTCATTGATGGGATATGGAACAGAGCCTATCGAACGCCATAACCTCAGTTCTCTGAAAGTACTGGGATCTGTGGGTGAGCCTATCAATGAAGAAGCATGGCACTGGTATCATACCCATGTTGGGAAAGGAAACTGTCCAATTGTAGATACCTGGTGGCAGACAGAAACTGGAGGTATCATGATATCGCCAATAGCAGGGGTCACACCTACCAAGCCTGCCTATGCCACATTACCGCTTCCGGGTGTGCAGGTGATAATTGTAGATAATGAAGGAAATGAATTGAAAGGAAACAATGTAGAAGGGAATCTATGTATTAAGTTTCCTTGGCCGTCAATGATCCGTACTACGTATGGAGATCATGAACGGTGCGTGAATACGTATTTTTCATCCTTTAAAGGCTTATATTTTACAGGAGACGGTGTAAAACGCGATGCAGACGGATATTACCGTATCCTGGGACGTGTAGATGATGTAATCAACGTATCCGGACACCGTTTGGGAACAGCTGAAGTAGAAAATGCCATTAACTCTCACCCGTTGGTAATTGAGTCAGCTGTTGTAGGGTTCCCACATGAAGTGAAAGGGCAAGGTATCTATGCCTATGTGGTGCTGGATGCTGCAAGTAAAAACCACGATCCTGAAAAGATCAAAGCAAGTTTACTGGCTGCCGCTACCAAAGTAATTGGGCCAATTGCCAAACCTGATAAAATTCAACTGGTAACAGGTCTTCCTAAAACACGTTCTGGTAAGATTATGCGTCGTATTCTTCGTAAGATTGCTGAAGGAGATGCTACCAGCCTGGGAGATACTTCTACACTGCTTGATCCGGGAGTTGTGAAAGAAATTATAGAAGGAGCATTGGTTCCTGTAAAAGTATAA
- a CDS encoding DUF6814 family protein, whose amino-acid sequence MNILKKLLGFLWLAGGIAGIGYLPFHAAQKIAEGKQEDIVFWSIMVFIFIPILLGLSLFGWYAIKGEYEEL is encoded by the coding sequence ATGAATATACTTAAAAAGTTATTGGGCTTTCTCTGGCTGGCAGGAGGTATTGCAGGCATTGGCTACCTGCCCTTTCATGCTGCACAGAAAATAGCAGAAGGAAAACAGGAAGACATTGTTTTCTGGAGTATTATGGTATTTATCTTTATCCCAATTCTTTTGGGACTCTCGTTGTTTGGCTGGTACGCCATCAAGGGTGAGTATGAAGAATTGTAA